ACATTTTTCCTTTacctttttataattaaaaatttaacaaaaaCTAAATAAGAGGAAATAAATACGGAAGTACATGATTAACTGATTATCCTTATACTATTAGCAAAATCGAAATAGTTACCACCCAGAAAATGGTGTCACAACTCACAAAcattctatgaatactacaagtaagggtttgaaagaaaatacatctaTCTTGATGAAAATAAAACAGAAGTGTGGAAAACATAGGAGGGGACGCCAGGGCATGCAGACGTCTGTAGGTCTTTCTTGGTTCTCTTGAATGAAGTATTAGCAACCGACCTCTCAGTCTGCCACTACCAGCTCCAAAATATGCATAAAAAGTGTAGAGttcagtatcagtacaaccgaccctatgtgctggtaagtgtcgagcctaacctcgacgaagtagtgacgaggctatggcaGGGCATATACAATATAACCTACAACAGTATataataaagcaaaaagaaagtGCGAAATGAAGTAGAATAGTAATTTGCAGCAAGTAAATGCGGAACCTAGATATTTTGCCaatactcagctataaccaatccttaagagaaTTACAATGCCACAGAATAAAATCACAGCAGAGGAAGATTACATAAACAACAAAAGGATGCGGCCCATtacgatcccaccatataataagTGACAATATGAACGTTCAcctttattactccttgttgaggcatgcaacccgatcccacttaTCCGCCCTTATTacttcttgttgcggcgtgcaacccgatcccaccggacaatcacatttcacccttTTTCctcctgttgtggcgtgcaacccgatcccaccatattagTACCAATCACAAGATAAGAACAAGTATTTCATAATTTAGCTCAAAACCTACCATAATTAGTTAaatactacacagcgagaccaaccaaagtGTACCATGAAGCACCAATAACCCAACTTAAACCAACAATGTAATATAATGAAACTAAGGAACAATTGATACCTTCAATAGAGAAAACAACATTTaagaagcaattagacatggaaacatTAATAATCATGTAGCAGTTAAGACAGAAAAACAATATATTAAGAACGGGGAAGGGAACAGGCTAAACAAATAATTTGGcagcgcataggtactcgtcaccacacctatacgccacaaACATGGAATTTAacatagcaattaagtcggggatccctaatccctcaattcaaggttagatcaaacacttacctcaagttAACGGGcaattcaaagctcaattaccactttacctcttgattccacctccaatccactcctatctagtcataattaacttaataatatcaattaactctaaagaaatcaattccaatgcataattgtATATTccccaacattttccccaaaaagtcaaaaaccgaccccggacccgcttggtcaaaacccgaattCGGACCAACACCCGATTACCCATTACCCCTagcccaaatatacaatttgttttggaatccgacctcaatttgaggtctaattccccaaatttcgaaatcccTAAGTTCTGCCCTAAAACACCTAATTCCACCACGAAAAATCCTAGATTCTAGGATAAAATCTTGTGAAAATaagtaaaagattgaaagaaatgagttaagaatcatttacctattATTTGGGGAAGAACAagactttgaaaaatcgcctcttgaattttaggttttgaaaatgggagaatgaatgaaaaatcccatCTAAGATCCTTTTACTCAGctgtagatgtcgcaattgcgacctgagcttcacaattgcgaagatcGCAAATACGAAGAAGCtattgcaaatgcgaagcccttCACAGTCCTGTTGCCATCGTAATTGTGAGGAAAGATCACATTTGCAATCTCTgacccctcgcaaatgcgagtaaatgttcgcatttgcgaacatcccTAGACCCCCTTCGAAATTGCAAAGATTTGTTCGCATTTAGGAACTCTGCTTGTCCAGGCTTTCTTCACAATTGCGATAAATTCCTCGCAATTGCCATGCCCGCTTGGTTCGTATTTGCAAAGCCTCATCTCACAATTGCAAGATCAGAGTCCTGCTACAGACACCAGTTACACCAGCaaatttctaagttccaaaatcactccgtagcctatccaaaactcacccgagccctcggggctccaaaccaaacatgaacacaagtcttaaaacatcatacaaacttgctcatgcgatcatattgccaaaataacacctagaactatgattttagcaccaaattgcatgaaactttcaagatcattCCAAAACTTCTATTTTTTCAACCaaaagtccgaatcacgtcaaataaactccattttcaccaaatttcacagacatgacttaaatatcatattaaacATATACCGGGCTTTGGAAacaaaatacggtcccgataccaacGAGATCACACATTAATTAGTTTCTCAAAACCTTTGAGATTTCAGTTTAacatttttttatcaaaaatttatttctcggactggagacctcggaattcaattctgggcatacgcctggtcccatattttactacggaccatCCGGGATTGTCAAGACACGGGTCCagatccgtttactcaaaatattgaccgaagtcaactaaaatcaacttttaaaggcaaaaattattattttccacataaaggctttccagaATTGCGCTCGTactgtgcacacaaattgagaagagaaaaaatgaggtttttaagtcATTGGAACGAGGATTCAAGTTCTAAAAtagaagatgaccttttgggtcatcacattctctacctctaaaacaaccgttcgtcctcgaacggatatagAAAAGTACTTGAGTCAGTGAAAATATGGGGATATATGCTCTgtatattggactcggactcccaggtagcttcctCAATAGGCTAACCTTTCCACTGCACACGAAccaaaggataactcttcgatctcaattgtcgaacctgccggtctagaatagctaccggctcctcctcaatgtcaaatccttgtccaactagacagtgttgaaatctaacacatgggatggatcactataatacttccgaagcatggaaacatgaaatacagGATGCACTACCAGATAAACCtagcggcaacgcaagtctgtaatccacttctcccactcgatcaaggatcccAAAAGTCCCGAtaaacctagggcttaacttgcccttcttccaaaatctcatcatgcccttcatgggcgacactcgaagcaacactctctctccgaccatgaatgacacatcatgaaccttacggtcggcataactcttttacctGGACTGAGCTGCACAAATCCTATCCTGAATGAtattaaccttatccaaggcatcctttgctaaatttgtacccaataaccgagcctcccctgGCTCAAATCACCCAACTGTcgatcgacaccgtctaccatataatgcctcatagggagccatctagatgctcgactggtagtttTTGTTGTAGTCAAACTCCGCTAATgacaagaattgatcccaagaaagtcaataacacaggcgcagagcatatcctccaaaatctgaatagtacgctcggactgtccatccatctgaggatgaaatgttatgctcaactcgacccgcgtaccTAACTCACGTTGTACTACCCtacagaaatgtgaggtaaataaTGTACCTCGATCCAAAATGGTAGACATGGGCATACCATGGAGATgaacaatctcacggatatagatctcagccaactGCTCCGAATAATAAGAAActaccataggaatgaaatgcgctgacttagtcagcccatccacaataacccatacttcATCGAACTTCCTTCGAGTCTGTGGGAATCCAACAACGAAATCTATAGTGATacgcttccacttccactcaggaatctcaattttctgaagcaaaccaccaggtctttgatgctcgtactttacttactgacaattcaaacaccgagctacatatgcaacaatgtccttcttcatcctcttccactaataatgttgctgcaagtcctgatacatcttagcagtacccggatgaatagaataccgggaactatggccctcctctagaatcaactgaCGAAGCCCATTCaaattaggcacacaaacacggaCATggatcctcaaaactccatcatctccaactataacctgcttggcatcactGTACCGCActttgtccctaaggacaagcaaatgaggataaTCATACTGCCTCTCCCTGATACGCTCAAGCAAGAAAGACCGAGCGACtatacaagctagaacacggctgggctctgaaacatccaacctcatgaactggcTGGCCAAAGCCTGGACATCTAAAGCAAGTAGTCTCTCACCTACTAGAATATACACAAGCctacccatactagctgacttcctactcaaagcatcggccaccacattggccttcccaagatgatacaagatggtgatatcatagtccttcagtatctccaaccaccttctctacctcaaattgagctccttctgcttgaacaaatactgcaaaatcTTGTAatttgtgaacacctcacacgacatgccatatagatagtgcatccaaatcttcagcgcatgaacaatgtctactagctccaagtcatgaactggataattcttctcgtaaatcttcaactaccgcgaatcatattcaataaccttgccattctgcatcaacactgcaccaagtccaatacgagatgcgtcgcAATACAttgtatagggccctgaacctgtaggcaacaccaacaagggcgtcgtagtcaaagttgtcttgagcttctaaaagctcgcctcacactcatctgaccatctgaacggggcacccttctgggtcaacttggtaaTCGGGGAtcctatagatgaaaacccttccaccAACCgccggtaataacccgccaaacccaagaaactccagatctctgtagctgatgtgggtctaggccagtccttgactgcctcaatcttcttaggatccaccttaataTCCTCTGCTAATatgacatgacccaagaaagcaacttaactcaaccaaaattcacacttcaaaaacttagcatataattggttGTCTCTCATAGTCTGAAGAATAATCTGAAGATATTGTTCATGCTCCTCTCAGCTGctggagtagatcaagatatcatcaatgaaaactatcacaaatgaatccagatagggcttgaacacccagttcatcaaatccataaatgttttggggtcatttgtcaacccaaatgacatcactagaaactcatagttCTCATACGgagtgcgaaaagttgtcttagggacatcggatgccctaatactcaactgatggtgccagacctcaaatcgatctttgaaaacaccatggcaccctgaagctgattaaataaatcatcaatcctaggcaattgatacttgttcttgatagtgactttgttcaactgtcgatagtctatGCATATCCTCgtcgacccatctttcttctttacaaataataCCAGCACACcctagggcgagacactaggtctaataatgCCCTTATCGAGcaggtcttgcaactgctccttcaaatcTGGCAGGGCTATGCagtacgacagaatagaaatgggctgagtgcccggaggaAAATCAAggcaaaagtcaatatccatgtcgggtggcatccccagtaggtctgcaggaaatacctctggaaactcctgAACAACTGGCagagaatccatagaaggaaccttagacactagaatcacgaacataagccaaataaggcaaacaccccttctcgaccatatgtagagccttcatataagagataaccctgctggtagaattactaggagtccctctccactccaatcgcgGCAACCCCGACAAAGCTAAGGTCACGATCTTGGCGTGACAGtctaatatagcatgataaggtaacaaccaatccatccccaaaatgacatcaaaatctaccatatcgagaagtaggagatatACGCTGGTCTCAAGACCCTCAATGATAACCACACACGAGTGATAGacatgatctacaataatagaatccccTACTAGTGTGGACACATACACGGGagtactcaaagaatcatgaggcacaaccaaatatgaagcttAATAATataacacataggagtatgtagaccttgAATCAAATAGaaccgaagcatctctactgcaaaataaaatagtaaatatgaTAGCAGCATCGGAGGACTCAACCTCAGacctggctgggaaagcataacatcagggTTGGGTCCCACCACTCTGAGTCATATCCCTGGGATGGCCTCCTGTTGGTTGGCAACCCCCTCTAGCagtctggcctccacctctaacggcctgacctccacctctagcgggctgacccctacctctagctggctaaacAGGCAGTTCCGGAATCATGGCATGAGAACCCTGCTGATGTGACTAAACACCCACTAATTTCGGATAGGTCCTCCGAACATGCCCAtaatcaccacactcaaaacatccatttGAATACTGCggttgaggaaactgagactgaccttgACAGTCTGACTAACTGCGATAATAACTCTAAAGAGGAGGCACTTTGATAGGAGCTGGCGGTACGCTATAACCTGGTTGTcctgaaggaggtacataaggaccacgacccCCTGAAGCTCCATGGGATGTCTGAAGTGTTGAATGAAACAGCCTGGGATAATttcctctaccaaaagtacctcgaCCTCTAGATGAGGCCCTACTAAATCCACCGgagtgacgaggcctcttgtcaaacccctaaccactcccctaagctaaaaccatctcaactcgtctggccacattagctgcatcctgaaaagaaatctcactccctgtctcttGAACCATCTGCAATCTAATAGGCTGAACAAGTTCCTCAACAAACCTCATCACCCTTTCTCTCTCGGTatgaagtataagaagagcatgaaaggccaaatcaacaaatctagtctcatactaagtgatagtcatagaaccctaccgAAGgcactcaaactacctccgatagtcctctctctaagtgataggaAGATACTTCTCCAAGAATAGCTGAGAAAattggtcccaagtgagagctggcgacccagctggtctggccaaacaataatccctccactatTTCTTAGTGGAACCTGCAAACGAaaggtagcaaagtcgaccccattggtctccactatccccatgttccgtaatACCTCGTTACAATTGTCCAGATAGTCATGGGGATCCTCTAAAGATGTTCGCCATAAGTAGTGGTaaaaagcttggtaaacctatccaacctccacaaagcataaGAAGACATAGTTGATCCATCTTTGGTTTGTGCTACAATACCCGGCGTAACTACCCCAACTGGATAAGCTACTGGAGTTTGAAATTGGGGAGCTATCTGCTCCGGAGtatgagtagcgggagtctgtgctcctcccctagctcgagagacggctggtgctacagggaaTGTACTAGCTTAAGTAaaactctccataaggcccactagacggaccaaagcatcctgaagtaccagggtagcgatgaacccctttgGAACCTGAGCTGACCCCGCTGGAAtggtctgggccggaacctcatcatcaaactctacctaagGCTCCGCCGCTGATGTTTCTGCTTGAGCTCTAGGTTGAGCCCTGCCCttgcctcagcctctagcacggcctcggtcTCACCTTCTACCTCTCAAAGGATCTGCcactgggggctcaggctgctgatcagctgatgaagcggtacatGTTCTCGCCATTTGCGAAGGAACAAagtagagagttcaattagcattgagagatcaaatcgcacgacagagaagaatagaagtgaaattgttcctaattctgtagcctctggggataagcaTAGATGTCTttgtaccaatccctcagactctacctagcgTGTTTGTGAATTCTgcgacctaggcaacctagtgctctaataccaacttttcacgacctgAATTTCCCACTGTCGGGATTGTGATGCCGCCTAACATCGCACTCGCTAGgcaatccaatattagagaattGTTCACCTTTTTCTTGTacctttttataattaaaatttaacaaaaacTAAATCAGCGAAAATAAAAGCGAAAGTACATGATTAACTGATTATACTTATACTCTTAGCAAAACCAAAATAGTTACCACCAGAAACTGGTGTCGCAACTCACGAAcattctatgaatactacaagtaAGGGTTTGAAAGAAACTACATTTGTCTCgaaggaaaataaaatagaagTGAGGAAAACATAGGaggatgccagggcctgcggatgtctataggactaccttgggtctcctgaatGAAGTATCAGTaaccgacctctcgatcagccactaccaGCTTCGAAATCTGCTTAGAAAGAGTAGAGTacagtatcagcacaactgaccccatgtactggtaagtgtcgagcctaacctcgatgaagtagtgataAGGCTACGGCAGGGCATATACAATATAACCTACAACAGTATATAATAAAGCAAAAAGGAAGTGGCAAGCTCCGCCAGAAGTGGAGAAAAGCGACATACAACCAATGGCCATTGATTTTATTTAATCTGACGGTCTAGAATTGACCATCTTGTCTCTATTTAACTGTCCGAAATAGCCCACCCCCCCCCCCAGACCCTCCCCCTCCCCTTCACCTCAAACCTTGAACCCTAAAGTGACCGCCGCCCTTGGATACTCACCTTCATCTCTGGTGGCGGCGACGCCATAAACCACCCCAATCCTCACAAAATCAACACCCCAAACTCCCCTTCATTTCCCCATTCCAAATCTTCACTTCTTTTCCCTCGAATCCTCACAGAACGCATCGAATATTAGATCAAAGCTTGAACCCTAAAATCCTAAAAATCAAATTAGCGAGGTTTTTAAAAAGATTTGAGGTTGGAATCGACTTTAGTCGTGTGTTTTCAGTCGAGAACGCATGATTAAGGTCTATCTCGGCAAAAAAATCAAAGTTTCTTTGAAGATTAGTTCGAGACTCATTTTTGCCTGGCCTGATAGGTATTTTCTAGTATTTTctctttttcgtttttcttaatttcttctattctccttctttttcttttgtgttctcaAAATATACCTCTGCATGTGTTTCTTTTAAGTTAGAATTAATGTTAGTTATTAGCTtcttcagttttgttttaattcGTTAGGTttagtttgtttgattgttctctTTAGTTTTGGGCCGTTTGAGAGCATTTGGTTCATGAGGTTTGATTGAAATCTGAATTGCCCCTTTTTCTGCCTTCTCGTTTCTTCTGAATTTTTGATTTGGACCTGGGCACAAAGAAAAGGTATTAGCCCAGGTCTTGTTAGAATCAGGCTGGTTTGAGTCTTTGGGTCGAATTGACCCATGAATTTTCTGAGGGTAATTAACAGAGTTTCAAGGGTCAAATTAGGAAATCTAGGTGACGGAATCTGTAGTAACTGAATAGGAAGCTTCCAAGAAAGGGGGTTTGGGACTATTCTAAAATTCTGGAATTTACATCAGGGTTgcctaagctaaaatgaaaatatCTGAAGGTTTTAAGTGAAAAACATGGTTTATTTCTGCTGCCCTAAcatcttgcctataaaggcatcattgcTTGGCATTCAAGTCAGAAAAAAAATAGGGGATCAAATTTGGAAGAAATCAGAAACGGCTAAGAAAGACTATAAAACACTAAAAAGGTCTGAAAAATTAGGAAACAATACAAAAAGGCACCACCAACACTGTTTCATTGAAGTTGTGTTAGTTTTCTTTGGGTTTCTTAAAAGATTGAAGTAATCTTGACTCTTTCTGGGATCAAAATGGTTTGATCAAGCTGAAACTATTTTTGTTGATTTGCTGAATCTCATCCTCTTCTGTTGCTAATTTTCTCACTGTCCTTTGCTTTAATTTCACTAGGTATTCCATGAATCTCTTTAACATGTGAAGTGTAACAAGAGAAGCCTTTGTAATTGATATGCAATTCAAGACTTTTATGTCTAATGAATGATAATTCATGTTGTAGTTTTGTGTTATTAGCTTTTTTGGATATGTTCATATATATAGTATGATTTTGTTTGAGTTTAGTTGGTAAATCTGGACAGAAACTATAATTATGGTGCTGGTGTTAGATGGTTTGAAATTCTGCTCTTATGAGGATTAATTAGGTGCTTTAGTTGTAAAAGTTCTGATGGAT
This sequence is a window from Nicotiana sylvestris chromosome 3, ASM39365v2, whole genome shotgun sequence. Protein-coding genes within it:
- the LOC138887149 gene encoding uncharacterized protein; the encoded protein is MGRLVYILVGERLLALDVQALASQFMRLDVSEPSRVLACIVARSFLLERIRERQYDYPHLLVLRDKVRYSDAKQVIVGDDGVLRIHVRVCVPNLNGLRQLILEEGHSSRYSIHPVKYEHQRPGGLLQKIEIPEWKWKRITIDFVVGFPQTRRKFDEVWVIVDGLTKSAHFIPMVVSYYSEQLAEIYIREIVHLHGINCSLVSLYYIVGLSWVIGASWYTLVGLAV